A region from the Mya arenaria isolate MELC-2E11 chromosome 2, ASM2691426v1 genome encodes:
- the LOC128217846 gene encoding NAD-dependent protein deacetylase sirtuin-1-like isoform X1, protein MADGDSNETPAKRLKLDDTSSDHVPNANFGSGQSETSEKATSHIKVVEDKKSTASVSQQDDPGGERVNGEIHTGKVPVNKEDAGDEVNDTERNSQRKQEESEGDVRDEDEDEDDRLSNVSGISGMSDLSGEESWAAKPPGSISWVYRCMSDGMDPRVLLRQLMPDGSSVPDFDDMFLWKLVVSMVTEPPPRKKLEDYNTLEDAVKLLKTCSKIMVLTGAGVSVSCGIPDFRSKNGIYARLAVDFPDLPDPQAMFDISYFRREQRPFFKFAKEIYPGQFEPSKSHKFINLLETHNKLLRNYTQNIDTLEQVAGIHNVIQCHGSFATATCMECKHKCSSDEIKEDIMNQVVPMCPKCYPTLPLSVMKPDIVFFGESLPEHFHERMKEDKDQCDLLIVIGSSLKVRPVALVPTSLPPTVPQILINKERLKGHNFDIELLGDCDIVVGELCRRLGEGWEALARKSEMSIVTRSDLPTPSTTPPPSPTREAVFEVANLVKGKEQSGSGQGQFPNDSYETVKSRNGVNENTSVLDPKKASSEETGSKTDNVVCEQERSQNSKKDKSDNISFDCNDQMEVEKEKPVDFKGDSEGKAVDQSKSDEKTNNASEAKLDSDKPEAAISQMNVKDSKAENSETKPQESKKDGKKSDGDTPAQGTSGEKPVKKWRPVYHCNMANLLKADQICFVPPYQYVFPLADFPMRYQIPYFGEDKDKVDRPGTSGNAIDLTSDSEKDSMFNDSDSDSDACILVDSDDDEEGDESDNEKDGADNMECVSGAEKKDVLNKIKEKDESEKGESENIKKDELEKIKGKDESEKEKDDNSEKLTEVQ, encoded by the exons ATGGCCGACGGAGACTCAAACGAAACTCCCGCGAAAAGATTAAAATTGGATGACACTTCTTCCGATCATG TTCCAAATGCCAACTTTGGATCAGGTCAAAGTGAAACTAGTGAAAAAGCTACATCACATATAAAGGTCGTAGAAGATAAGAAA agCACAGCATCAGTCAGCCAACAGGATGATCCAGGAGGGGAGCGAGTGAATGGAGAAATACATACTGGGAAGGTACCAGTAAACAAAGAAGATGCAGGGGATGAGGTGAATGATACAGAGAGAAATAGTCAGAGGAAGCAAGAAGAAAGTG AAGGAGATGTACgtgatgaagatgaggatgaggATGACAGACTATCAAATGTTAGTGGAATCAGCGGCATGTCAGATCTCAGTGGAGAGGAGTCCTGGGCAGCTAAACCACCTG GTTCAATATCATGGGTGTATCGCTGTATGTCAGACGGTATGGATCCACGTGTTTTACTGCGTCAGTTGATGCCTGATGGCTCGTCCGTCCCTGACTTTGACGACATGTTCCTGTGGAAGTTGGTTGTTAGCATGGTGACAGAGCCACCACCTAGAAAGAAACTGGAGGATTATAACACTCTGGAGGATGCAGTCAAACTGCTGAAGACTTGCAGCAAGATCATGGTGCTTACTGGTGCTGGG GTGTCCGTATCATGTGGGATCCCGGATTTCCGCTCCAAGAATGGTATTTACGCACGTTTGGCTGTGGATTTCCCTGACCTGCCTGACCCACAGGCCATGTTTGACATCAGCTACTTCCGGCGGGAACAGAGGCCTTTCTTCAAGTTTGCAAAA GAGATATATCCTGGTCAGTTTGAGCCTTCCAAAAGCCACAAATTTATCAACCTGCTGGAAACACACAACAAACTGCTGCGTAACTACACCCAGAACATTGACACCCTGGAACAGGTGGCTGGCATACACAATGTCATACAGTGCCATG gGTCGTTTGCCACAGCCACCTGTATGGAGTGTAAGCACAAATGTTCCAGTGATGAGATCAAGGAAGATATTATGAACCAG GTTGTACCGATGTGTCCCAAATGTTATCCCACGCTGCCCCTATCTGTGATGAAGCCAGATATTGTGTTTTTCGGCGAGAGTCTTCCGGAACATTTTCATGAGCGCATGAAGGAAGATAAAGATCAGTGTGACCTACTGATTGTCATCGGGTCATCTCTCAAAGTCCGCCCTGTTGCCCTTGTGCCCA CCTCCCTTCCTCCCACTGTTCCACAGATCTTGATCAACAAGGAGCGTCTAAAGGGACATAACTTTGACATTGAGTTACTGGGTGATTGTGACATTGTGGTGGGAGAGCTGTGTCGGAGACTGGGAGAGGGTTGGGAGGCCCTAGCCCGCAAGTCAGAGATGTCTATAGTGACCCGATCGGACCTCCCGACCCCCTCCACCACGCCTCCTCCTTCCCCCACCCGAGAAGCGGTGTTTGAGGTTGCTAACTTGGTCAAAGGGAAAGAACAGAGTGGCAGTGGGCAGGGACAGTTCCCAAATGACAGTTATGAAACTGTGAAATCAAGGAATGGTGTTAATGAGAATACATCTGTTCTTGATCCTAAGAAAGCCAGTTCAGAAGAAACTGGGTCTAAAACAGACAATGTTGTCTGTGAACAAGAGAGATCTCAAAATTCAAAGAAAGACAAAAGTGACAATATCAGCTTTGACTGTAATGATCAAATGGAAGTTGAGAAAGAGAAGCCTGTTGATTTTAAGGGAGATTCAGAAGGTAAAGCTGTTGATCAATCTAAAAGTGAtgagaaaacaaacaatgcatcagaaGCAAAACTAGACTCCGACAAACCTGAGGCAGCTATTTCTCAGATGAATGTGAAAGACAGTAAAGCTGAAAACTCTGAAACAAAACCTCAGGAATCTAAAAAGGATGGTAAAAAAAGTGATGGTGATACACCAGCTCAGGGAACAAGTGGTGAGAAGCCTGTCAAAAAGTGGAGGCCTGTCTACCATTGCAACATGGCAAATCTGCTGAAAG CTGACCAGATATGCTTTGTCCCACCCTACCAGTATGTATTTCCTCTCGCTGACTTCCCCATGCGTTACCAGATCCCGTATTTTGGAGAGGACAAAGATAAGGTCGACAGGCCCGGAACCAGCGGCAATGCGATCGATCTCACATCTGATAGTGAAAAGGATAGTATGTTTAATGACAGTGACAGTGATTCAGATGCATGTATACTGGTGGATTCGGATGATGATGAGGAAGGAGATGAAAGTGACAATGAAAAAGATGGGGCAGATAATATGGAGTGTGTGAGTGGTGCCGAGAAGAAAGATGTGTTGAATAAGATAAAGGAGAAAGATGAATCAGAGAAGGGTGAGTCTGAGAATATTAAGAAGGATGAGTTGGAGAAGATTAAGGGGAAGGATGAGTCAGAGAAGGAAAAAGATGACAATAGTGAAAAGCTCACTGAAGTGCAATAA
- the LOC128217846 gene encoding NAD-dependent protein deacetylase sirtuin-1-like isoform X2 translates to MADGDSNETPAKRLKLDDTSSDHVPNANFGSGQSETSEKATSHIKVVEDKKSTASVSQQDDPGGERVNGEIHTGKVPVNKEDAGDEVNDTERNSQRKQEESGDVRDEDEDEDDRLSNVSGISGMSDLSGEESWAAKPPGSISWVYRCMSDGMDPRVLLRQLMPDGSSVPDFDDMFLWKLVVSMVTEPPPRKKLEDYNTLEDAVKLLKTCSKIMVLTGAGVSVSCGIPDFRSKNGIYARLAVDFPDLPDPQAMFDISYFRREQRPFFKFAKEIYPGQFEPSKSHKFINLLETHNKLLRNYTQNIDTLEQVAGIHNVIQCHGSFATATCMECKHKCSSDEIKEDIMNQVVPMCPKCYPTLPLSVMKPDIVFFGESLPEHFHERMKEDKDQCDLLIVIGSSLKVRPVALVPTSLPPTVPQILINKERLKGHNFDIELLGDCDIVVGELCRRLGEGWEALARKSEMSIVTRSDLPTPSTTPPPSPTREAVFEVANLVKGKEQSGSGQGQFPNDSYETVKSRNGVNENTSVLDPKKASSEETGSKTDNVVCEQERSQNSKKDKSDNISFDCNDQMEVEKEKPVDFKGDSEGKAVDQSKSDEKTNNASEAKLDSDKPEAAISQMNVKDSKAENSETKPQESKKDGKKSDGDTPAQGTSGEKPVKKWRPVYHCNMANLLKADQICFVPPYQYVFPLADFPMRYQIPYFGEDKDKVDRPGTSGNAIDLTSDSEKDSMFNDSDSDSDACILVDSDDDEEGDESDNEKDGADNMECVSGAEKKDVLNKIKEKDESEKGESENIKKDELEKIKGKDESEKEKDDNSEKLTEVQ, encoded by the exons ATGGCCGACGGAGACTCAAACGAAACTCCCGCGAAAAGATTAAAATTGGATGACACTTCTTCCGATCATG TTCCAAATGCCAACTTTGGATCAGGTCAAAGTGAAACTAGTGAAAAAGCTACATCACATATAAAGGTCGTAGAAGATAAGAAA agCACAGCATCAGTCAGCCAACAGGATGATCCAGGAGGGGAGCGAGTGAATGGAGAAATACATACTGGGAAGGTACCAGTAAACAAAGAAGATGCAGGGGATGAGGTGAATGATACAGAGAGAAATAGTCAGAGGAAGCAAGAAGAAAGTG GAGATGTACgtgatgaagatgaggatgaggATGACAGACTATCAAATGTTAGTGGAATCAGCGGCATGTCAGATCTCAGTGGAGAGGAGTCCTGGGCAGCTAAACCACCTG GTTCAATATCATGGGTGTATCGCTGTATGTCAGACGGTATGGATCCACGTGTTTTACTGCGTCAGTTGATGCCTGATGGCTCGTCCGTCCCTGACTTTGACGACATGTTCCTGTGGAAGTTGGTTGTTAGCATGGTGACAGAGCCACCACCTAGAAAGAAACTGGAGGATTATAACACTCTGGAGGATGCAGTCAAACTGCTGAAGACTTGCAGCAAGATCATGGTGCTTACTGGTGCTGGG GTGTCCGTATCATGTGGGATCCCGGATTTCCGCTCCAAGAATGGTATTTACGCACGTTTGGCTGTGGATTTCCCTGACCTGCCTGACCCACAGGCCATGTTTGACATCAGCTACTTCCGGCGGGAACAGAGGCCTTTCTTCAAGTTTGCAAAA GAGATATATCCTGGTCAGTTTGAGCCTTCCAAAAGCCACAAATTTATCAACCTGCTGGAAACACACAACAAACTGCTGCGTAACTACACCCAGAACATTGACACCCTGGAACAGGTGGCTGGCATACACAATGTCATACAGTGCCATG gGTCGTTTGCCACAGCCACCTGTATGGAGTGTAAGCACAAATGTTCCAGTGATGAGATCAAGGAAGATATTATGAACCAG GTTGTACCGATGTGTCCCAAATGTTATCCCACGCTGCCCCTATCTGTGATGAAGCCAGATATTGTGTTTTTCGGCGAGAGTCTTCCGGAACATTTTCATGAGCGCATGAAGGAAGATAAAGATCAGTGTGACCTACTGATTGTCATCGGGTCATCTCTCAAAGTCCGCCCTGTTGCCCTTGTGCCCA CCTCCCTTCCTCCCACTGTTCCACAGATCTTGATCAACAAGGAGCGTCTAAAGGGACATAACTTTGACATTGAGTTACTGGGTGATTGTGACATTGTGGTGGGAGAGCTGTGTCGGAGACTGGGAGAGGGTTGGGAGGCCCTAGCCCGCAAGTCAGAGATGTCTATAGTGACCCGATCGGACCTCCCGACCCCCTCCACCACGCCTCCTCCTTCCCCCACCCGAGAAGCGGTGTTTGAGGTTGCTAACTTGGTCAAAGGGAAAGAACAGAGTGGCAGTGGGCAGGGACAGTTCCCAAATGACAGTTATGAAACTGTGAAATCAAGGAATGGTGTTAATGAGAATACATCTGTTCTTGATCCTAAGAAAGCCAGTTCAGAAGAAACTGGGTCTAAAACAGACAATGTTGTCTGTGAACAAGAGAGATCTCAAAATTCAAAGAAAGACAAAAGTGACAATATCAGCTTTGACTGTAATGATCAAATGGAAGTTGAGAAAGAGAAGCCTGTTGATTTTAAGGGAGATTCAGAAGGTAAAGCTGTTGATCAATCTAAAAGTGAtgagaaaacaaacaatgcatcagaaGCAAAACTAGACTCCGACAAACCTGAGGCAGCTATTTCTCAGATGAATGTGAAAGACAGTAAAGCTGAAAACTCTGAAACAAAACCTCAGGAATCTAAAAAGGATGGTAAAAAAAGTGATGGTGATACACCAGCTCAGGGAACAAGTGGTGAGAAGCCTGTCAAAAAGTGGAGGCCTGTCTACCATTGCAACATGGCAAATCTGCTGAAAG CTGACCAGATATGCTTTGTCCCACCCTACCAGTATGTATTTCCTCTCGCTGACTTCCCCATGCGTTACCAGATCCCGTATTTTGGAGAGGACAAAGATAAGGTCGACAGGCCCGGAACCAGCGGCAATGCGATCGATCTCACATCTGATAGTGAAAAGGATAGTATGTTTAATGACAGTGACAGTGATTCAGATGCATGTATACTGGTGGATTCGGATGATGATGAGGAAGGAGATGAAAGTGACAATGAAAAAGATGGGGCAGATAATATGGAGTGTGTGAGTGGTGCCGAGAAGAAAGATGTGTTGAATAAGATAAAGGAGAAAGATGAATCAGAGAAGGGTGAGTCTGAGAATATTAAGAAGGATGAGTTGGAGAAGATTAAGGGGAAGGATGAGTCAGAGAAGGAAAAAGATGACAATAGTGAAAAGCTCACTGAAGTGCAATAA